AAGTGGAATAACGATCCCGTCGTGATGGAATTCGCGGACCACAATCCCTTTGAGGAGACCACACTAGATGACTTACAGACCATCTACCGCTGGATTTCAACCCATGCCTACTGTTTCATCATGGAGGTGGATGGGAATCCCATCGGCGAGTGTTGGTTGCAACAGATGAATCTACAGCGGATCGTTGCGCAGTTTCCAAACAAGGACCTGCGCCGCATCGACCTGATGATTGGCGAGAAGGAATTGTGGGGTCACGGCTATGGGACGGAGGCAATAGGGCTGCTTGTAGAGTTCGGCTTTCAAATAGAGAGAGCCGATGCCATATTCGCTCCCGTGATGGCGGACAACCACCGCAGCCAGCGGGCGTTCCAAAAGAATGGGTTCACGTGCCACGACCGCTTTCAAGAGCCGGACGGTAGCATCAACACCGATCTGGTAATTTGGCGCACGGAGTATGCAACCGCCGGAGCGCACGACTGATGGCGGCTAAGCATCTTGCCCAAGATAGTCCCCACTCTTTTGCGCCAAGAAGCGGGGGACAAGCCCCCGCGCTACGTCCCAATAGTGAGGATCGAGCGTATACTGGCAAGAGAATATGACCAAGTCTAGGTGTTTGGTTGACTTGGGTGACGTGTGAACCTTGCGACCAAAAGCCGTGTTGAAGCCGCTCTAGATCAAACGCTAACTCGCCGTAACCGTAATGCCGGTTCCCTCGCGTACCTTGCCAATTATCCAGAGCGGCTCGTTGGCGGCGCGGAATTCTTCTACCAGTTGGGGTTGCTCTTGCGGTGGCACGGCTGCCAGGAGGCCGCCGCTGGTCTGGGGATCGAAGAGGAGTGCGGCGAGGGCGGGTGGGACTTCATTGGCAACGGTGAGCAGTCCTTCCATTTCCAAGTGCTGACGATTGCGGTCAAGCCCGCCCGGCATCACGTCGTCTTGGGCGTAGCCTAATGCGCCGGACAGCAGCGGGACGGCTTGTGCGTTGATTTCAAAAAGGACGTTGCCGTGGCGCGCCATCTCCATAGCGTGGCCGAGCAGGCCGTAGCCGGTAACGTCGGTGCAGGCGTGGACAGTGAATTGTTGGAGTAGGCGCGAGGCCCCGCCATTGAGACGGCACATGCTCGCCGTCGCTTCCGTGAGGTGCGAAGGCCGGACACAATCGCGCTTGTGAGCCGTAGTTATCACGCCGGTGCCAATGGGTTTTGTCAGCACCAGCAGGTCGCCCGGTTGGGCGCCGGCCTTGGTGAAGATGCGTTCGGGATGTACCTGCCCCGTGACCGCCAGGCCGTATTTTGGTTCTTCGTCAGTCACCGTATGACCGCCCGCTATTACGGCGCCGGCCTCAATCACCTTGTCCGCGCCGCCCTGGAAGATGCGGCTCAGGATGTCCAGATCGAGGTCATCAGGAAAGCCCGCGAGGTTGAGGGCGAAAAGCGGCTCTCCCCCCATGGCATACACGTCGCTCAGGGCGTTGGCGGCCGCAATCTGTCCGAAAGCGTAGGGATCATCGACAACCGGCGGGAAGAAGTCCGCCGTACTGATGATGGCCTGTTCGTCGCTCATGCGATATACGGCGGCATCGTCGGGCGCGGTGAGACCTACCAGCAGATTGCTATCGGCTTGTGTGGGAAAGGCGCGCAGTACCTGCGCGAGCTCGGCGGGGCCGAGTTTGCCTGCTCACCCGGCGCAGGAAGCCAGGCTGGTTAGTCTGACCGGTGATGTCATAGGGTTGCTCCTCAGCGGTATTGAACGCGGACTGAACGCGTGTGGGCAACGGTGCCGTCGACGACTTTCTTGCCTTTACCAAGACCACCTGCACCGTTCGGCCTGAGCCTGTCGAAGGCCGGGTTGGAGCAGAGAGACTTGGCGCATGACTTACGTATCTCATTTCGCCGTTCATGCTTCGACAAGCTCAGCACGAACGGCTGGCAAGCTCGCACGAACGGCTGGCGGGCTCAGCACGAACGGCTAGTGTGCTCAGCACGAATGGCTGGCGGGCTCAGCACGATGGCTGGCAAGCTCGCTCGAACGGCTGGCGTGCTCAGCAGGAACGGCAAGCGCGCCCACCGCATGCCGATCCGGCAAACACCCCAAGACTCCTCTTGCTTGAAAGTATAGCAACTCCCAATGAAGGGAAGATTTCTGGCTGACTTTGGGGACACATGTCAACCAGCAATTGCAATTTGCAGGCAGCGTAATTGCTGCCGCTGGTGATGTGTAGATTGCTGACGATCCCCGTTTCTTGCGGCCATTTCAAAGGCTGTTGTTAGGCAAAATCGCGCCACGAATACTGCGCTTGGAAACCGAGGTCGTGTTTCGCTTTGGCGTTGGTGATACCTGATTCCGTCCCGGTAAGATGGGCCGCTATCTGCTCGGTGCCTGGGAAGACGAGTGGCGAAGCTTCAGCGAGGGGAATTGGACAGAACGCGTCATCGGCCACGATGTAATAGGCGCCGTGCACGGCGCTTTCCGTCTCCAACGCCAGGCGAAACCCCACCGCCAGGTCGCGTACGTCCGCGTAGCCCCAAAAGCCACCATAGAAGGCGTTGAGATTCGCCTCCATCGCTGCCAGTCGTTCCGGCCACGTCTCCGGCATGACCACGTGGGACGGACGGATGGAAACGGCAGGAATGCCGGTACGCCGATGCGCCATGTCCACGATATCCTCTCCTACCACTTTGGAGAGACCGTACGGGTCTTGCGGCAGATTCGGGTGGTTTTCATCCACCGGCAGGTAGTGCGGGACAAAGTCGCGGTAGCGGAAGCTCATGCCGAGCACGTTGATGCTGCTCGTGGCGACGATCTTCTTGAGGCCCAGCGTGGCGGCAGCCTCGCACACATTATAGGTTCCCATCACATTTGTACGGAACACGTACGAGTTGGCGAGGGTCCCAGGCGAAGGGATGGCCGAAAGGTGCACTACGGCCTCGGCGGGGGCCAGAAGCTCGAATATCGTACCCTCGTCTTCGTGGTCGCCGACGCGATAGTGGACGCCGGCTTCAGGCTGCGTTGGCGCAACACGATCGAACGAGACGATCTCGTGCCCGTGCTGCACAAGCTCTCTTACAACGTACTGTCCGATGTTACCGCTGCCGCCTGTCACAACTACTTTCATGGGTTGTCCTCCTGGTGGGAATTTTCTGCGTAACTTCGGCCGCAGGCGCTAGAATTACTCCCTCTTTCCAGGGAAAAGGCCGGGGTGGGGGGATTTCTGCTCAACTCGTCCTCTTTACCAGTATGACCGATACGCAAGAGCGCAAAAAGCTCCCAGATTGCGGGAAATTCCCCCTCACCCCCGTATCGTGTCGATACGCTGTATCGAGTACAGGGCAGGCTCTAACCCTCTCTTGCCGGAGACCCTTGCGTAAGTCTAAAGCAAGCGAGGCTGTCCCCTCTCCCCGAGGGAGAGGGCTAGGGTGAGGGTGAAGTTGCACTTGATGCTAGCCGACGCATGGCAGATTTGAATTTGGAACATATTGACTCTACATGGCCCATAAATAGAACGGCAAAGAATCCCCTCACCCCGGCCCTCTCCCCAAGGAGAGGAGGAAGTCTCCTTCCCCCGAGACCAAGTAACGCAAAGGTCTCCGCCGGGAGAGGGGATCGTTCCGCCCCGGCAAGGTTATTCTCGAGGGGACATTCCCGCCCCGGCAAGGGTCATTAAATTTCTCCTGGTGGGCAGGAAGAGTGCTCGCATTGGATTGAACCTTGGTCGTACACCACGATGTGCAGATTGCTGTGCTTCGTCGCCTACCTCCGAACCTCGCTTACTATTGTAAGCGTTTGAACGCTAGGCCGAACACCTGCCAGCAAACACTCAAATCAACATTGATCCTCTCGTGGCTATCCAAACACTGAGTAGAGTGCTAGCGACGAATTCCTGTGACCATGGGCAGGAATATACTCAGTCTGGAGGAATCCGCATGGAGCCACATGCTACTCTATGGTAGGTGAGGTTAGCAATCACACAATCCTATTGCCGCAGGCTGTTGACTGTCACGTGCACGTTAGTATAGCTTGAGATACGATAGTGAGTGCCTTGGGGGCGTGGCACTTGGTATAGCAGCGAAGGCAACATCAAGTGGGACAACCTCCCGGCCCAAGTGACAATATCGCCTCAATCAAGAAAGAAAGAGGAGAGGGTATGAGTGCGATTGCCATCGTAACTGATAGCACGAGCGACCTCGATCCCACGATTGCCGCCGAGCAGCACATAACCTTAGTGCCGGCGCACGTGCGTTTCGGAGATATCGATTACAAGGACGGTGTGGACATCACGGGCGAGCAATTCTATACAATGCTCACCGAGGCTCAGGACCTGCCCCAGACATCGCAACCCTCAGTAGGTGAATTTGCCGAAGTCTACGAGCGATTGGCGCAGGACCACGACCATATCGTGTCGCTTCACGTATCCGGCAAGCTGAGCGGCACCATGCAGTCGGCGCTGACAGCCGCGCAGCAGTTTGAGGACAAATCCTCTTGCAGCATCCACGTGGTTGATACGCAATCGGCTTCGATTGGGTTAGCGTATATAGCGTGTGAAGCGGCCCGGCTCGTTGGCGAAGACGCGGAAGTCGATCACGTCGTAAGTCGCGTCAAGAGTGTCGCCGACCTTATGCACCTCGCCTTTACCCCCGATACCTTGGAATACCTGCGGCGCGGCGGTCGCCTCGGGGCGGCCTCTCACTTGGTTGGTTCGCTACTCCGCATCAAGCCGGTACTCATTCTCGAGGATGGCGCAATTGAAGCGCTTGATAAGGTGCGCACGCGGTCCCGCGTCGTCGAACGCATGGTGCGCTATGTGGAATCCGTCGCCGGACCTGAGGGAACGCTCACGCATCTTGGCGTGATGCACGCCAATGACCCGGATTTCGCGGCCGAGTTGCAAGAGGCGATCTTGGGCCGCGTTTCTGCCGAGAGAGTCATGAACGGGTCAATTGGACCGGCCATCGGCACGCACGCGGGACCGGGCGCAGTCGGCATATCATTTCATAAGGAGTAAGTCGCATCTATGCGCGAACGCATCGAAGACGCGCTAAAGCAACATACAGCGGACTACGTGGAAGTCCGCATCGAGGAAACGCAGTCTACGAATATCACCTACCGGGGCAAGGACTTGGAGGAGGTGGGCACAACTACGCAGCTTGGCGGCTCTGTGCGCGCGGCGGTGAACGGCGGCTGGGGTTTTGTTTCCTTCAATCGGATCGATGGTCTGCAAGAAAAGGTGTCTCAAGCTGTCAGTCAAGCGCGTCTTGTAGGCAACGAAAAAACGGAATTGGCCGACGTGCCGCCGGTACAGGACGTGGTGCGGGTCTCCATGCAGCGTGATCCACGAGAGGTCGCGCTGGCGGAGAAGAAGCACCTTATGGACTCGTATGTGGAAGAAATCTGGCGGACGCCCAAGATTCAGACCTCCACGGTGCGCTATGGCGACGGCTACCGCAAGCAGTATTTCGGTAACTCAAGTGGAACATACATTGAACAAGAGCGGGGACGCGTAACTGCTCATTTCGGCGTCGTCGCGCGTGATAACGGCAATGTGCAGCAAGCGCGGTCAGGCTTTGCCAGCAGCGAGGACTATGGCGTCGTGGAAGGCCATCACGACGAGGTGCGCGAGACGGCCGAAAAAGCCGTGGGGATGCTCGCTGCCACACCGCCAAAGGGCGGGGAGTTCATGGTGATTCTCGACTCCACGCTGGCGGGTGTCTTTGCGCACGAGGCGTTTGGGCACTTATCGGAAGCCGATCACGTGTATGAGAACGACAAGCTCAAAGAGATCATGGTCCTGGGCCGCACATTCGGCGGCAAGTACCTCAACATCATAGACAGCGGCCGGGTGCAGGGCCTCACCGGCTCGTTCGCGTACGATGACGAAGGGGTGCCTACGGGCAAGCAATACCTGATCCGGGAAGGCGATTTGGTGGGGCGGCTGCACTCGCGGGAGACCGCGGGCAAGATGAACGAAGCCCCCACGGGCAATGCCCGCGCCCAGAGCTACCGTGTGCCGCCGCTGGTCCGCATGCGCAATACGGCTATCGAGCCGGGTGAGACTCCTCTGGAGGATATGCTGGCGGAGGTGAAGGACGGCGTCTACTGCAAGAACTGGTACGGCGGCCAGACAAGCATGGAGATGTTCACATTCTCCTGCATGGAGGCCTATGCCATCCGGGACGGTAAGTTGGCCGAGCCGCTGCGTGGCGTTAATCTTTCCGGCAATGTCTTCACGACGTTGGAGAACATCGTCGCCGTCGGCAACGATTTTGCGTGGGACCCCGCGGGTGGGACGTGCGGCAAGGGCGGCCAGTCGGCGCCGGTGGGCGACGGCAGCCCCCACGTACTCATTAGCAAGTGCTTGGTGGGAGGTCAGTAGTCGTATGCTCGATGCATTGCTCGATAAAGCCAAGAAAACGGCTGAAGTAGCCGAGGTGCTCTTCTACGAATCTACGGAACTCCCTATCTCCTTTGAAGCCAACCGCATGAAGTCCATAAATGCTCGGGAGTCAAGCGGCATGGCGTTGCGCATCATCAAGGATGGGCGCATTGGCTTGGGCTACTCGACAAAGTTAGGCGGGCCCGGCGATCTGGACGCCCTCGTGGCGAGCGCGGTCGAGTCCGCGCAGTTTGGGGCCGAAGCGCAGTTCACCTTGCCAAGCACCCATACGACGAACGGCGTCACCATCTTCGATCCCGGGGTGGAGGCGCTTTCGCTGGATAGTCTGGTATCGCTCGGCTCAGAGGCGCTTGACTTGCTGCGCAACCACGACGATGAGTTTCTGTGCGACGTAGGCGCGTCGAAACGCATCACACACGTCCGGTTGCTCAACTCTCTCGGCGGCGGCACGGATTACCGCAAGTCCGTAGTGTCCCTGGGGGCCAGCATCAATTTGACGCGGGGTGAGGACATCCTGGACGTCTGGCACTACTCCTTATCGTGTCAGGCTGACGTGGACCCGCAGGCGGTGGCGCAGCGCATCATACAGCGGGTTGAAGCCGCACGGGAGCATGGGGCGGTATCGACAAAGCACATGCCGGTGCTGTTTACACCGCAAGGGCTCGGTTCCACGCTCATGCTGCCGCTGCGGCAGGCGCTCAGCGGCAAGACCGTGCTGCAGGGCGCTTCTCCCTTGAGCGACAAGCTAGGCGAGCAAGTATTCGACGAGAAGTTGAACGTCTACGACGACGGCACGATTGATAATGCCGTCGGTTCCTCCCCCACCGACGATGAAGGCATAGCCTTGCAGCGCACCCCGCTCATCGAGAACGGACACGTCTGCACCTTCATCTATGACCTGCAGACTGCGGGGCTGGCCGGCGCCGAGCCGACAGGCAACGGCGAGCGTTCCCCGGACTCGTTACCGTCACCGGGATATCACAATGTCGTCGTGACACCCGGCGACGGCGGGAGCCTGCAGGACCTTATTGGCGGCATAGACGAAGGCATACTGGTCGAATTCACCATGGGCGCGTCGATGGGAAATCTCTTTTCGGGTGATTTCTCCGGCAACGTGCACTTGGGTTACAAGATTGAAAACGGCAAGCTCGCAGGCCGCGTGAAAGATACGATGGTGGCAGGCAATAGCTATGAGGCGCTGAAGAACATCGCGGCCATTGGCAGCGAGCCGGAATGGGTTGGCGGCAGCTTCTACGCGCCGCCGATCTTGGTTGCGGACCTGAGCGTGAGCACCCGTGCGGATTAGCCGGATCTAAGCAGCGAAGCCGTGACTAAGCCGATTCCCCAGTGTAATTTGGCTTTAGGGTGCGACTGAGTTGGGTTGTTTCCAAATGTCTTTCGCTTGGGCGCTGCACTCCAATAAGATCACCTTCGGATGAGAGCAGAGATTCTTCCTAGAGTTGGCAGAAAATGCCCCGTATACTAGTAAAGTATATCATAATGTGATATGCTTTACGGATGAGAAGGAAGCATCGCAGGACTTTGGCGGCGCTATTCCGCCGGCCGACTCAGTCAGGCATCCGATGGGACGATATTGAGTCGCTGCTTCTGGCCTGTGGGGCATACATCCAGGAACGAGAGGGTTCAAGAGTCTATATTGAGTTGGATAACGTTGTCGCACATTTTCACCGGCCACATCCTGAAAAAGAGGTCAGAAAGGGCGCGGTGAACTCCATGAGGAGATTCTTGAGAGAGGCTGGGATCGAGCCATGATGAAGTACAAAGGCTATAGCGCGGCTGTTAGCTTCGATTACGAGGCGGGAGTCTTTCAAGGTGAGGTGGTGGACACGCGTGACGTGATCGTCTTTGAAGGCGACTCCGTGGCGCAACTTGAGAGAGAGTTTCGGTTCTCCATAGACGACTACTTGGCTGCATGTGCTGAGCGAGGCCGGATACCGGATCGACCGTTCTCAGGGCGGGTTCCGCTGCGTTTAGCGCCAGAGATTCATCGTGCAGCTACGACCGCAGCGCGAGCGGAAGGCAAGAGTCTTAATGCTTGGCTGGCCGAAACTATTGAAAGGGCGGCATCGGGCTAATCAACTATAATCTGCCTGCATGAAGCGATGTAGGTAGCACTACGAATCTATCTAGGAGACGTATCCGATGGCGGCAGATAGCACAGGGGACGAACGGCGCGGCGAGTTTCTCGACGAGCTCTTCGGCCTCAGCGGAGAAGTGGCGGTCGTAGGCGGCGGCACGGGTGTTTTGGGCGGTGTGATCGCGGGGTGCCTCGGCGCGGCCGGTGCGAAGGTCGCGGTGCTGGGTCGCAACCAGGAAGAGGGCCAACGCCGAGTTAAGGTCATCGCGGAAGCCGGTGGAGAAGCAATCTTCGTGCCCTACGTTGCAACAGACGCGGAGTCGGTCGCGGAGGCGCACGCGCAGGTGCGAGACGCGTTCGGAACTGTTACCGTGGCGGTAAATGCGGTTGGTGGTAACCACCCGTCCGCTGTCGTCAGCGCGGAACAGGCATTCGAGGATCTCACGCTGGATGCGGTGCGTAACAATCTCGATCTCAATCTCACGTCGGCCTGGCTGGCCTGCCAGGAGTTCGGTCCGGCCATGCTGGCGAACGGACGCGGCAGCGTCATCAACATCGGGTCCATGGCGGGCGGCGAGCGGCCGCTTTCACGGGTGCCGGTGTACGCCATCGCCAAGTCGGGAGTGGCAACGCTGACATACTTCCTGGCCCGGGAATGGCAGGGCATTGTGCGTGTCAATATGATCGTCCCCGGCTTTTTCGAGACGACGCAGAACCGTTCCTTGCTGCGCAACCCAGACGGCAGCCTCAGCGAGCGCGGTGAACAAATCGCCGCCCACACCCCCATGGGACGCTTTGGCGAGCCCGCCGAGCTTGGCGGAGCGGCGGTCTATCTTGCATCCAACGCCAGCGCTTTTACGACCGGGCTGGCCTTTGTCGTGGACGGCGGGTTCTCAGTGCAGTCGATTTGAGGCAGGGTAGAGACGAGGCGAGACCAACGCGAGGGAACTGTTGGGGGCGCCCACCAATTGCTTAGGGAATGTGGGCTGACTTGCGCGTTGACGGCAGATTTGCCGCTTACATATAATCAGAGTGGAGTAACACCGCATGCCGAAGTGGCGGAATTGGAAGACGCGCTAGCTTGAGGGGCTAGTGGGCTTTACGCTCGTAAGGGTTCGAGTCCCTTCTTCGGCACCTTTTCGTTCCTGGTAAGGAAGTTGCCCTACTGGCTTCTATATCTTGGGAATGGTCAATCGACTAGGTAGCCTTATCATTTTCCCGCGCTTGGCGTCTGAGGCGTAGGCTGAGGCTTTTCTTCAGGGAGAGCTTTGCAAGCCCTTGCCGCAGCGAGGAAATCACGTCTCCCTTCACTGAAGAGGGCGACGGCCTGCCCCGAACTCGATACAGCGTATCGACACGATACGGGAGGTGAGAGTGAAGTTGCCCCGAGTGCAAGCCGGCGTTTAGACGTTTTGGCTCTAGGGTGGATTGACTGTACATGAGATGCGAATAGAACAGTAAGACATCCCATCAACCCGGTCTATACACTCCCCAGGGAGAGGGGGTAATACAAATCCCTCAGGATCTAGTTACGCAAGGGTCTCCGCAGGGATGGCGCGAACGTCTGCTCCGACTATTTCCACAATAGCGTCTATTCAACTTGGTACGGCTATTCCCTCCGGTTTGGTATGGTTATTCCCTCCGGTAGCGCAGGTTTGTAACCTGCGTATTTCCGCTAGGAGTTTCTTGACTGGGGCCAGTGCCAGGGCTCGCTCTCAGTTTAGGAACTTTGGTGTGTTGGCTGGGCTGTGTTGCACTCTCGTGAATCGGTCCATTATTGCTAGGAAAATAGGGGTCGCACTGGTTCGTCATTCCTGCGCAAAGCCTGCCTCGGACGCGATACGAGCAGGCTTGCAGTCGCCTAATACGATGAGCGCGCCGTCCTTCGCGTAGATAAAGTTCCGGCGCTGCACTTCAGAGTCCGCGACTTTGACGAAGTCAGTGAACAGGGTTCGAGCTGCGCTCGGAATTGTAAATGTCAGATAATTCGTTGACAGATTCAAGTACAAAAGCATCCGTCCGCAGTGTTAGACATGACTAGCACACATGTCATTCCGAACGAAGCGCAGCGAAGAGAGGAATCTAATGTGCTGAAGCCGCTAAAGTGCGTTGAGCAGGAATCCTAGATTCCTCGCTCCGCTCGGAATGACATGCTCCGTCAACACCTCAGAATGGAAAGCGGACTCTGTCAACGAATTACTCAACATTTACAGGAATGACATGGGATGCCAACTCCGCCTGGGCTAGCGCACAGTGAAGAGCATGCGGCCGCAGCTATCGCAGTAGACAACCTCTTGGTTCTGCTGGGTGCGGCGTAGTTGCGTGTCAGGGAGCGCAATGTGGCAGAATGTGCACCGGCCCTGGGATACAGGCACCAGGACGTTGCCGCCAAGGCGTGACCGCAGCGATTCGTAGACTGCAACGAGAGCGGGGTCGTTCTGGCCCAGCAATGCGGCGCGTTCTCTATCGCGCGCCGGGATTTCCACCGCTAACTCTTGCAGACGCGCGCCAAATTCTTTCTGTTTGGTGGCGAACGTTGCTTCGAGCGCATCAAGGTGGGACTGTTGCTCATCCCGCGCGGCTGCGGTTTCTTCAGCAACGACCATGGCTTGGAGCGCCTGTTCTTCGCGCACGGCGCGCTGCTGCATGAGTTGCGAGATGTCCGCTTGCAAGGCCT
This DNA window, taken from Chloroflexota bacterium, encodes the following:
- a CDS encoding TldD/PmbA family protein; its protein translation is MRERIEDALKQHTADYVEVRIEETQSTNITYRGKDLEEVGTTTQLGGSVRAAVNGGWGFVSFNRIDGLQEKVSQAVSQARLVGNEKTELADVPPVQDVVRVSMQRDPREVALAEKKHLMDSYVEEIWRTPKIQTSTVRYGDGYRKQYFGNSSGTYIEQERGRVTAHFGVVARDNGNVQQARSGFASSEDYGVVEGHHDEVRETAEKAVGMLAATPPKGGEFMVILDSTLAGVFAHEAFGHLSEADHVYENDKLKEIMVLGRTFGGKYLNIIDSGRVQGLTGSFAYDDEGVPTGKQYLIREGDLVGRLHSRETAGKMNEAPTGNARAQSYRVPPLVRMRNTAIEPGETPLEDMLAEVKDGVYCKNWYGGQTSMEMFTFSCMEAYAIRDGKLAEPLRGVNLSGNVFTTLENIVAVGNDFAWDPAGGTCGKGGQSAPVGDGSPHVLISKCLVGGQ
- a CDS encoding DegV family protein, giving the protein MSAIAIVTDSTSDLDPTIAAEQHITLVPAHVRFGDIDYKDGVDITGEQFYTMLTEAQDLPQTSQPSVGEFAEVYERLAQDHDHIVSLHVSGKLSGTMQSALTAAQQFEDKSSCSIHVVDTQSASIGLAYIACEAARLVGEDAEVDHVVSRVKSVADLMHLAFTPDTLEYLRRGGRLGAASHLVGSLLRIKPVLILEDGAIEALDKVRTRSRVVERMVRYVESVAGPEGTLTHLGVMHANDPDFAAELQEAILGRVSAERVMNGSIGPAIGTHAGPGAVGISFHKE
- a CDS encoding type II toxin-antitoxin system HicA family toxin; this encodes MRRKHRRTLAALFRRPTQSGIRWDDIESLLLACGAYIQEREGSRVYIELDNVVAHFHRPHPEKEVRKGAVNSMRRFLREAGIEP
- a CDS encoding C4-type zinc ribbon domain-containing protein codes for the protein MPVLAFESLQTLQEIDLQLDAFRTEVKQIEAALADHGEVEAARRKLTTLTKTQAQASAALQDSELALATITAGVEEKSKRLYSGSVVSARELEALQADISQLMQQRAVREEQALQAMVVAEETAAARDEQQSHLDALEATFATKQKEFGARLQELAVEIPARDRERAALLGQNDPALVAVYESLRSRLGGNVLVPVSQGRCTFCHIALPDTQLRRTQQNQEVVYCDSCGRMLFTVR
- a CDS encoding type II toxin-antitoxin system HicB family antitoxin, which translates into the protein MMKYKGYSAAVSFDYEAGVFQGEVVDTRDVIVFEGDSVAQLEREFRFSIDDYLAACAERGRIPDRPFSGRVPLRLAPEIHRAATTAARAEGKSLNAWLAETIERAASG
- a CDS encoding GNAT family N-acetyltransferase, with amino-acid sequence MEIVIPELQSTPERRVSVMQPHAVTLRGAAVTLRPMGECDWDILLKWNNDPVVMEFADHNPFEETTLDDLQTIYRWISTHAYCFIMEVDGNPIGECWLQQMNLQRIVAQFPNKDLRRIDLMIGEKELWGHGYGTEAIGLLVEFGFQIERADAIFAPVMADNHRSQRAFQKNGFTCHDRFQEPDGSINTDLVIWRTEYATAGAHD
- the selD gene encoding selenide, water dikinase SelD, whose protein sequence is MTSPVRLTSLASCAGUAGKLGPAELAQVLRAFPTQADSNLLVGLTAPDDAAVYRMSDEQAIISTADFFPPVVDDPYAFGQIAAANALSDVYAMGGEPLFALNLAGFPDDLDLDILSRIFQGGADKVIEAGAVIAGGHTVTDEEPKYGLAVTGQVHPERIFTKAGAQPGDLLVLTKPIGTGVITTAHKRDCVRPSHLTEATASMCRLNGGASRLLQQFTVHACTDVTGYGLLGHAMEMARHGNVLFEINAQAVPLLSGALGYAQDDVMPGGLDRNRQHLEMEGLLTVANEVPPALAALLFDPQTSGGLLAAVPPQEQPQLVEEFRAANEPLWIIGKVREGTGITVTAS
- a CDS encoding SDR family oxidoreductase, which codes for MAADSTGDERRGEFLDELFGLSGEVAVVGGGTGVLGGVIAGCLGAAGAKVAVLGRNQEEGQRRVKVIAEAGGEAIFVPYVATDAESVAEAHAQVRDAFGTVTVAVNAVGGNHPSAVVSAEQAFEDLTLDAVRNNLDLNLTSAWLACQEFGPAMLANGRGSVINIGSMAGGERPLSRVPVYAIAKSGVATLTYFLAREWQGIVRVNMIVPGFFETTQNRSLLRNPDGSLSERGEQIAAHTPMGRFGEPAELGGAAVYLASNASAFTTGLAFVVDGGFSVQSI
- a CDS encoding NAD(P)-dependent oxidoreductase; the encoded protein is MKVVVTGGSGNIGQYVVRELVQHGHEIVSFDRVAPTQPEAGVHYRVGDHEDEGTIFELLAPAEAVVHLSAIPSPGTLANSYVFRTNVMGTYNVCEAAATLGLKKIVATSSINVLGMSFRYRDFVPHYLPVDENHPNLPQDPYGLSKVVGEDIVDMAHRRTGIPAVSIRPSHVVMPETWPERLAAMEANLNAFYGGFWGYADVRDLAVGFRLALETESAVHGAYYIVADDAFCPIPLAEASPLVFPGTEQIAAHLTGTESGITNAKAKHDLGFQAQYSWRDFA
- a CDS encoding TldD/PmbA family protein, which encodes MLDALLDKAKKTAEVAEVLFYESTELPISFEANRMKSINARESSGMALRIIKDGRIGLGYSTKLGGPGDLDALVASAVESAQFGAEAQFTLPSTHTTNGVTIFDPGVEALSLDSLVSLGSEALDLLRNHDDEFLCDVGASKRITHVRLLNSLGGGTDYRKSVVSLGASINLTRGEDILDVWHYSLSCQADVDPQAVAQRIIQRVEAAREHGAVSTKHMPVLFTPQGLGSTLMLPLRQALSGKTVLQGASPLSDKLGEQVFDEKLNVYDDGTIDNAVGSSPTDDEGIALQRTPLIENGHVCTFIYDLQTAGLAGAEPTGNGERSPDSLPSPGYHNVVVTPGDGGSLQDLIGGIDEGILVEFTMGASMGNLFSGDFSGNVHLGYKIENGKLAGRVKDTMVAGNSYEALKNIAAIGSEPEWVGGSFYAPPILVADLSVSTRAD